The following are encoded together in the Salvia hispanica cultivar TCC Black 2014 chromosome 6, UniMelb_Shisp_WGS_1.0, whole genome shotgun sequence genome:
- the LOC125195987 gene encoding protein TIME FOR COFFEE-like isoform X1 — MDRNREARRASIVGSNGFNRRRHRTNSLRDSPDEDTGPELQESVRLRDRVKKDRDRERERDRERERERERERERDRERDLRERSSRSKRRRGGDETSEESVNDEEDDEDEDNAAGGVRLLSQAVPNHHHGGHSTSSFSQPQQNNSNTVSSSNHHLQHRKSFPPASSTAAKISRVPPVWKSGDEMISASVPRKARSASTKRSHDWISISSNNNSGGGVSGGEPNLGSSPARQGVGVGTAPTPTPLPAAPISPSSSNAMRKKLKQTVNNSAPKLKPPKVAAAAAAASKPSSSNPEELEIEIAEVLYGLMTQSQAPSSKKEESREINRLSSDVKSHNSSTISNSTSANNPNLGANSGPLSAVPPKRKRPRQIPENSCYGVRSSPVPAKLEADPTPKSEISSLTTEKSGSIAENVYEAAADLVDPQMQAAAEPAAPKADGSVSEMKPVSEELTEIKDSVGKEELKLPKEKDSPAVRAEVSKNGDSPAAAAPTKTNSTAMELENGKEEKFEIDLMAPPPQAKPSPEKEGKIDLRDSPVEQKPVVQVTDANSRDQADENCKSGSGRDEEKKLLKEAESKERFHLDLEKSERDIGHGDGVTAANKSQSALKPTEKSGHSTSSLPLPMSMGNWPGGLPPVGRYMAPLQGVVSMEGGPVAPPHIQSMFTQPRPKRCATHCHIARNIHYLQQFMKMNPFWPGPAGSASLFGSKPCNLNVIPGLELHGNVAVRGAQDKAQNVPNHVGKEKGSQPASTSDSAQRKQQILIQQALPPVAPSNMLGPTFIFPLNQQQSAAPRPSGAKSPAAGVSSNTGGSGVTNSTSAAAVSFNYPNMPSSETQYLAILQNNGYPFPIPAAAVGGPPNYRGTPAQALPLFNGSFYSSQMIHPSQLQHAQPPSIQTQLMQAHQNASPSSGGSSNSQKHLQGQHPRTQTGAGISSGSGTASLQNMSSLKSQPSQQQLQQSHTQYVHQSRARHLEGEPSREDSPSTTDSRGSRASMNIYGQNFANFGLMTHPATLAGAGGGAASATSASSNHADKKGHPPQQVSKTGPESLPASHSFAMSFGTINGTSGGPGIDMASVAQNHAMFQSSSEATRQNIQLMAAAQAAQKKTIRISDDTKSGGVDSNTTEDERKILTGKAMGVGGQQSIAFARSDLSDGHVSSIQTNVIESSTRSLNASSGASRSSRSNAVNVQNAHSIQVQLQQQQTLQLKQQQLQQQQQQQHQQQQQQHQHQQLQQQQQQQQQLQQQLQQHMAANSVSLQQHMTANAVSRPQHFNSSSAMGLKFPSGLSGFPTNLVKSNSSSPSQSPQWKGPGRTSTSQTPSVTTTTLKNLPQQHARTQSPMHTQISFGGNQKPSTGSQGQAHPSNNQTSSSPMMVGSPTTSSVSKGASGSPRTTSSASTNNKTGTGHASSLSTQPTKNPPSVSNQKSPSILGNLHVASASSGSVQKPQMQHQSQQQMPKTMQQQLFFSNPYTQSQSQHSASKSSSTPSASGYYMPRRQTDQHQQSPGAPVTSAGSLSLCTPVTLGGANTNDPATAIAAATANAKGGGLPSQGIINAPQFASQAAGNLLPAGFSYAHPVPAAVQVKPTEQKQPAGNDNLNPWQPEKK; from the exons ATGGACAGAAACAGAGAAGCCAGAAGAGCTAGTATCGTCGGCTCCAATGGCTTCAATCGCCGCCGCCATCGGACTAACAGTCTCAGAGACTCTCCAG ATGAAGATACAGGTCCGGAGTTGCAGGAATCCGTGAGGTTAAGAGATCGAGTGAAGAAGGATCGGGAtcgagagagggagagggatagagagagagaaagggagagagagagggaaagggagagggatagagagagagatttgagAGAAAGGTCCAGCCGGAGTAAGAGGAGAAGAGGTGGAGACGAAACTTCAGAAGAGAGCGTCAATGATGAAGAAGACGACGAGGATGAAGATAACGCCGCTGGAGGCGTGAGATTGTTGTCGCAGGCGGTCCCAAACCACCATCACGGCGGCCATAGCACTAGTAGTTTTAGTCAACCACAACAGAACAACAGTAACACTGTAAGCAGCAGCAATCACCATCTCCAACACAGAAAAAGCTTCCCTCCCGCTTCTTCAACGGCGGCCAAGATTTCTAGAGTGCCGCCGGTTTGGAAATCCGGCGATGAAATGATCAGCGCCTCCGTTCCTAGAAAGGCACGTTCCG CTTCCACGAAGAGGTCTCACGATTGGATTTCAATCAGCAGCAACAACAACAGCGGCGGCGGAGTTTCAGGTGGAGAACCGAATCTCGGGAGCTCTCCGGCGAGACAAGGCGTCGGCGTTGGGACGGCGCCGACGCCGACGCCTTTGCCGGCGGCTCCTATATCTCCCTCTTCTTCCAATGCCATGAGAAAGAAGCTT AAGCAGACGGTGAACAACTCCGCTCCGAAGCTGAAGCCGCCTAAAGTGGCGGCTGCGGCTGCGGCTGCGTCGAAGCCGAGCTCTTCGAATCCGGAAGAGTTGGAGATTGAAATCGCCGAGGTGTTGTACGGCTTGATGACTCAGTCACAAGCCCCTTCATCCAAGAAGGAGGAGTCGAGAGAAATCAACAGATTGAGCAGCGATGTGAAATCACATAATTCATCGACGATTTCTAATTCTACTTCGGCCAATAATCCCAATTTGGGTGCCAATTCTGGGCCCCTTTCAGCCGTCC CTCCAAAGAGAAAGAGGCCGCGGCAGATACCTGAAAACTCGTGCTACGGCGTTCGGAGCAGCCCCGTTCCGGCTAAGCTTGAAGCGGATCCGACGCCGAAGAGCGAGATTTCATCTCTAACTACGGAAAAATCGGGGTCCATAGCTGAAAATGTGTATGAAGCGGCTGCCGATTTGGTCGATCCACAGATGCAAGCGGCGGCGGAGCCGGCTGCGCCGAAGGCGGATGGATCAGTGTCGGAGATGAAGCCTGTCTCTGAAGAATTAACGGAGATCAAGGATTCGGTTGGGAAGGAAGAGTTGAAGTTGCCGAAAGAGAAAGATTCTCCGGCGGTGAGAGCGGAGGTTAGCAAAAACGGAGATTCaccagcggcggcggcgcctACTAAAAC CAATTCTACGGCAATGGAGTTGGAGAATGGGAAGGAAGAGAAATTTGAAATAGATCTGATG GCGCCGCCGCCACAAGCTAAACCTTCTCCGGAAAAAGAAGGAAAGATCGATTTGAGGGATTCGCCAGTGGAACAGAAGCCGGTTGTTCAGGTCACTGATGCT AACTCAAGAGATCAAGCCGACGAAAATTGCAAAAGTGGAAGTGGGAGGGATGAAGAAAAGAAGCTTCTAAAAGAAGCCGAATCGAAGGAGAGGTTTCATCTCGATTTGGAAAAGTCTGAAAGGGACATTGGCCACGGAGATGGAGTTACTGCAGCAAACAAATCGCAGTCAGCGTTGAAGCCCACAGAGAAATCTG GTCATTCAACAAGCTCTTTACCGCTGCCAATGTCAATGGGAAACTGGCCTGGTGGGCTTCCTCCGGTGGG CAGATATATGGCCCCATTGCAAGGAGTTGTATCGATGGAGGGTGGTCCAGTTGCTCCTCCACATATTCAG TCGATGTTCACTCAGCCCCGACCAAAACGCTGTGCTACACATTGCCACATTGCTAGGAACATACATTACCTCCAGCAGTTCATGAAGATGAACCCCTTCTGGCCTGGACCTGCTGGCTCGGCTTCTTTATTTGGGTCGAAGCCTTGCAATCTTAATGTCATACCCGGGCTGGAGTTGCACGGCAATGTTGCTGTTAGAGGCGCGCAGGATAAGGCCCAGAACGTCCCCAATCATGTTGGGAAGGAGAAGGGTTCTCAACCAGCCAGTACGTCTGATTCTGCTCAGAGAAAACAACAGATTCTAATCCAGCAAGCGTTGCCTCCCGTCGCTCCTAGTAATATGCTG GGGCCTACTTTCATCTTCCCCTTGAACCAGCAGCAGTCAGCTGCCCCACGGCCTAGTGGTGCGAAATCTCCGGCTGCTGGGGTTTCGTCCAACACTGGTGGCTCTGGTGTTACGAATTCCACTTCAGCAGCTGCAGTGAGTTTCAACTACCCGAATATGCCTTCTAGCGAGACACAGTATTTGGCGATCCTACAGAACAACGGGTACCCGTTTCCCATACCGGCTGCTGCTGTAGGGGGACCCCCGAATTATAGGGGCACACCAGCCCAGGCACTGCCTTTGTTCAATGGTTCATTCTATTCTTCACAGATGATTCACCCTTCACAACTTCAGCACGCTCAGCCACCATCCATCCAGACACAGTTGATGCAAGCCCACCAAAATGCAAGCCCATCTAGTGGTGGTTCCTCGAATTCACAGAAGCATTTGCAGGGCCAGCATCCGAGAACGCAAACTGGTGCTGGCATCTCCAGTGGTTCTGGAACTGCTAGCTTGCAAAACATGTCATCCCTGAAATCACAGCCATCCCAGCAACAGTTGCAACAGAGTCACACTCAGTATGTGCACCAATCACGGGCAAGACACCTTGAGGGAGAACCCAGTAGGGAAGACAGCCCATCAACCACTGATAGCCGGGGGTCTCGAGCCTCGATGAATATCTATGGCCAGAATTTTGCGAATTTTGGGTTGATGACTCATCCAGCCACTTTGGCTGGTGCTGGGGGTGGCGCTGCTAGTGCTACCAGCGCGAGTAGTAATCATGCTGACAAGAAAGGACATCCGCCGCAGCAGGTATCAAAGACAGGACCGGAGTCATTGCCTGCAAGTCATAGCTTCGCGATGAGTTTTGGTACTATCAATGGAACTAGTGGTGGCCCAGGCATCGATATGGCATCTGTGGCTCAGAATCACGCCATGTTTCAGAGCTCCTCAGAAGCCACGCGACAGAATATCCAGTTGATGGCTGCTGCTCAGGCTGCACAAAAGAAGACCATCCGAATCTCTGATGATACTAAATCTGGCGGTGTAGATTCCAATACCACAGAAGACGAACGCAAGATCTTGACGGGAAAGGCTATGGGTGTTGGTGGGCAGCAGTCCATTGCATTTGCAAGGTCGGACTTGTCTGATGGGCATGTTTCGTCAATACAGACGAATGTGATTGAGAGCTCCACACGGTCTCTAAATGCTTCATCTGGTGCATCTCGCAGCTCCCGTTCTAATGCCGTGAATGTTCAGAATGCTCACAGCATTCAAGTTCAACTTCAGCAACAGCAAACACTGCAGCTCAAGCAGCAGCAGCTACAACAACAGCAACAGCAGCAACACCAACAACAACAGCAACAGCATCAGCACCAACAACTGCAACAGCAACAACAGCAGCAACAACAGCTGCAGCAGCAATTGCAGCAACACATGGCAGCAAATTCAGTTAGTCTGCAGCAGCACATGACAGCAAATGCAGTTAGTCGACCGCAGCATTTCAATTCATCTTCAGCCATGGGTTTGAAGTTTCCGAGTGGCCTCTCCGGTTTCCCAACAAATCTTGTAAAGAGCAACAGCAGCAGCCCATCTCAGTCCCCTCAATGGAAAGGCCCCGGTAGAACTTCAACCTCCCAAACCCCTTCTGTAACCACGACCACGCTGAAAAACCTTCCCCAGCAGCATGCTCGGACTCAATCCCCGATGCACACTCAAATATCCTTTGGAGGGAATCAGAAACCATCAACAGGCTCACAAGGTCAAGCGCATCCCAGCAACAACCAGACTTCGTCTTCGCCTATGATGGTAGGCTCTCCCACGACCTCTTCCGTCTCCAAAGGAGCCAGTGGGAGCCCTAGAACAACTTCATCTGCTTCTACAAACAACAAAACGGGAACGGGTCATGCTTCGTCCTTGTCAACACAGCCAACCAAGAACCCACCATCCGTTTCTAACCAGAAGTCTCCATCAATTCTGGGAAACCTTCATGTAGCTTCAGCCTCTTCTGGCAGCGTACAGAAACCTCAAATGCAACACCAGTCTCAGCAACAGATGCCTAAAACAATGCAGCAACAGTTGTTCTTCTCAAATCCGTATACTCAATCCCAATCTCAACATTCTGCCAGTAAAAGCTCGTCCACACCCAGTGCCAGCGGATATTATATGCCACGAAGACAGACAGACCAACACCAGCAGTCACCGGGTGCTCCGGTGACATCGGCTGGGAGTTTATCTTTATGCACTCCTGTCACACTGGGTGGTGCAAACACGAATGATCCAGCTACAGCAATTGCAGCAGCCACTGCTAATGCAAAGGGTGGCGGATTGCCTTCCCAGGGAATAATCAATGCACCGCAGTTTGCCTCGCAGGCTGCTGGGAACCTTTTGCCTGCTGGCTTTTCTTATGCGCATCCCGTTCCAGCTGCTGTTCAGGTGAAGCCTACTGAGCAGAAACAACCTGCTG GAAATGACAATTTAAATCCATGGCAGCCtgagaaaaaatga
- the LOC125195987 gene encoding protein TIME FOR COFFEE-like isoform X3 — protein MDRNREARRASIVGSNGFNRRRHRTNSLRDSPDEDTGPELQESVRLRDRVKKDRDRERERDRERERERERERERDRERDLRERSSRSKRRRGGDETSEESVNDEEDDEDEDNAAGGVRLLSQAVPNHHHGGHSTSSFSQPQQNNSNTVSSSNHHLQHRKSFPPASSTAAKISRVPPVWKSGDEMISASVPRKARSASTKRSHDWISISSNNNSGGGVSGGEPNLGSSPARQGVGVGTAPTPTPLPAAPISPSSSNAMRKKLKQTVNNSAPKLKPPKVAAAAAAASKPSSSNPEELEIEIAEVLYGLMTQSQAPSSKKEESREINRLSSDVKSHNSSTISNSTSANNPNLGANSGPLSAVPPKRKRPRQIPENSCYGVRSSPVPAKLEADPTPKSEISSLTTEKSGSIAENVYEAAADLVDPQMQAAAEPAAPKADGSVSEMKPVSEELTEIKDSVGKEELKLPKEKDSPAVRAEVSKNGDSPAAAAPTKTNSTAMELENGKEEKFEIDLMAPPPQAKPSPEKEGKIDLRDSPVEQKPVVQNSRDQADENCKSGSGRDEEKKLLKEAESKERFHLDLEKSERDIGHGDGVTAANKSQSALKPTEKSGHSTSSLPLPMSMGNWPGGLPPVGRYMAPLQGVVSMEGGPVAPPHIQSMFTQPRPKRCATHCHIARNIHYLQQFMKMNPFWPGPAGSASLFGSKPCNLNVIPGLELHGNVAVRGAQDKAQNVPNHVGKEKGSQPASTSDSAQRKQQILIQQALPPVAPSNMLGPTFIFPLNQQQSAAPRPSGAKSPAAGVSSNTGGSGVTNSTSAAAVSFNYPNMPSSETQYLAILQNNGYPFPIPAAAVGGPPNYRGTPAQALPLFNGSFYSSQMIHPSQLQHAQPPSIQTQLMQAHQNASPSSGGSSNSQKHLQGQHPRTQTGAGISSGSGTASLQNMSSLKSQPSQQQLQQSHTQYVHQSRARHLEGEPSREDSPSTTDSRGSRASMNIYGQNFANFGLMTHPATLAGAGGGAASATSASSNHADKKGHPPQQVSKTGPESLPASHSFAMSFGTINGTSGGPGIDMASVAQNHAMFQSSSEATRQNIQLMAAAQAAQKKTIRISDDTKSGGVDSNTTEDERKILTGKAMGVGGQQSIAFARSDLSDGHVSSIQTNVIESSTRSLNASSGASRSSRSNAVNVQNAHSIQVQLQQQQTLQLKQQQLQQQQQQQHQQQQQQHQHQQLQQQQQQQQQLQQQLQQHMAANSVSLQQHMTANAVSRPQHFNSSSAMGLKFPSGLSGFPTNLVKSNSSSPSQSPQWKGPGRTSTSQTPSVTTTTLKNLPQQHARTQSPMHTQISFGGNQKPSTGSQGQAHPSNNQTSSSPMMVGSPTTSSVSKGASGSPRTTSSASTNNKTGTGHASSLSTQPTKNPPSVSNQKSPSILGNLHVASASSGSVQKPQMQHQSQQQMPKTMQQQLFFSNPYTQSQSQHSASKSSSTPSASGYYMPRRQTDQHQQSPGAPVTSAGSLSLCTPVTLGGANTNDPATAIAAATANAKGGGLPSQGIINAPQFASQAAGNLLPAGFSYAHPVPAAVQVKPTEQKQPAGNDNLNPWQPEKK, from the exons ATGGACAGAAACAGAGAAGCCAGAAGAGCTAGTATCGTCGGCTCCAATGGCTTCAATCGCCGCCGCCATCGGACTAACAGTCTCAGAGACTCTCCAG ATGAAGATACAGGTCCGGAGTTGCAGGAATCCGTGAGGTTAAGAGATCGAGTGAAGAAGGATCGGGAtcgagagagggagagggatagagagagagaaagggagagagagagggaaagggagagggatagagagagagatttgagAGAAAGGTCCAGCCGGAGTAAGAGGAGAAGAGGTGGAGACGAAACTTCAGAAGAGAGCGTCAATGATGAAGAAGACGACGAGGATGAAGATAACGCCGCTGGAGGCGTGAGATTGTTGTCGCAGGCGGTCCCAAACCACCATCACGGCGGCCATAGCACTAGTAGTTTTAGTCAACCACAACAGAACAACAGTAACACTGTAAGCAGCAGCAATCACCATCTCCAACACAGAAAAAGCTTCCCTCCCGCTTCTTCAACGGCGGCCAAGATTTCTAGAGTGCCGCCGGTTTGGAAATCCGGCGATGAAATGATCAGCGCCTCCGTTCCTAGAAAGGCACGTTCCG CTTCCACGAAGAGGTCTCACGATTGGATTTCAATCAGCAGCAACAACAACAGCGGCGGCGGAGTTTCAGGTGGAGAACCGAATCTCGGGAGCTCTCCGGCGAGACAAGGCGTCGGCGTTGGGACGGCGCCGACGCCGACGCCTTTGCCGGCGGCTCCTATATCTCCCTCTTCTTCCAATGCCATGAGAAAGAAGCTT AAGCAGACGGTGAACAACTCCGCTCCGAAGCTGAAGCCGCCTAAAGTGGCGGCTGCGGCTGCGGCTGCGTCGAAGCCGAGCTCTTCGAATCCGGAAGAGTTGGAGATTGAAATCGCCGAGGTGTTGTACGGCTTGATGACTCAGTCACAAGCCCCTTCATCCAAGAAGGAGGAGTCGAGAGAAATCAACAGATTGAGCAGCGATGTGAAATCACATAATTCATCGACGATTTCTAATTCTACTTCGGCCAATAATCCCAATTTGGGTGCCAATTCTGGGCCCCTTTCAGCCGTCC CTCCAAAGAGAAAGAGGCCGCGGCAGATACCTGAAAACTCGTGCTACGGCGTTCGGAGCAGCCCCGTTCCGGCTAAGCTTGAAGCGGATCCGACGCCGAAGAGCGAGATTTCATCTCTAACTACGGAAAAATCGGGGTCCATAGCTGAAAATGTGTATGAAGCGGCTGCCGATTTGGTCGATCCACAGATGCAAGCGGCGGCGGAGCCGGCTGCGCCGAAGGCGGATGGATCAGTGTCGGAGATGAAGCCTGTCTCTGAAGAATTAACGGAGATCAAGGATTCGGTTGGGAAGGAAGAGTTGAAGTTGCCGAAAGAGAAAGATTCTCCGGCGGTGAGAGCGGAGGTTAGCAAAAACGGAGATTCaccagcggcggcggcgcctACTAAAAC CAATTCTACGGCAATGGAGTTGGAGAATGGGAAGGAAGAGAAATTTGAAATAGATCTGATG GCGCCGCCGCCACAAGCTAAACCTTCTCCGGAAAAAGAAGGAAAGATCGATTTGAGGGATTCGCCAGTGGAACAGAAGCCGGTTGTTCAG AACTCAAGAGATCAAGCCGACGAAAATTGCAAAAGTGGAAGTGGGAGGGATGAAGAAAAGAAGCTTCTAAAAGAAGCCGAATCGAAGGAGAGGTTTCATCTCGATTTGGAAAAGTCTGAAAGGGACATTGGCCACGGAGATGGAGTTACTGCAGCAAACAAATCGCAGTCAGCGTTGAAGCCCACAGAGAAATCTG GTCATTCAACAAGCTCTTTACCGCTGCCAATGTCAATGGGAAACTGGCCTGGTGGGCTTCCTCCGGTGGG CAGATATATGGCCCCATTGCAAGGAGTTGTATCGATGGAGGGTGGTCCAGTTGCTCCTCCACATATTCAG TCGATGTTCACTCAGCCCCGACCAAAACGCTGTGCTACACATTGCCACATTGCTAGGAACATACATTACCTCCAGCAGTTCATGAAGATGAACCCCTTCTGGCCTGGACCTGCTGGCTCGGCTTCTTTATTTGGGTCGAAGCCTTGCAATCTTAATGTCATACCCGGGCTGGAGTTGCACGGCAATGTTGCTGTTAGAGGCGCGCAGGATAAGGCCCAGAACGTCCCCAATCATGTTGGGAAGGAGAAGGGTTCTCAACCAGCCAGTACGTCTGATTCTGCTCAGAGAAAACAACAGATTCTAATCCAGCAAGCGTTGCCTCCCGTCGCTCCTAGTAATATGCTG GGGCCTACTTTCATCTTCCCCTTGAACCAGCAGCAGTCAGCTGCCCCACGGCCTAGTGGTGCGAAATCTCCGGCTGCTGGGGTTTCGTCCAACACTGGTGGCTCTGGTGTTACGAATTCCACTTCAGCAGCTGCAGTGAGTTTCAACTACCCGAATATGCCTTCTAGCGAGACACAGTATTTGGCGATCCTACAGAACAACGGGTACCCGTTTCCCATACCGGCTGCTGCTGTAGGGGGACCCCCGAATTATAGGGGCACACCAGCCCAGGCACTGCCTTTGTTCAATGGTTCATTCTATTCTTCACAGATGATTCACCCTTCACAACTTCAGCACGCTCAGCCACCATCCATCCAGACACAGTTGATGCAAGCCCACCAAAATGCAAGCCCATCTAGTGGTGGTTCCTCGAATTCACAGAAGCATTTGCAGGGCCAGCATCCGAGAACGCAAACTGGTGCTGGCATCTCCAGTGGTTCTGGAACTGCTAGCTTGCAAAACATGTCATCCCTGAAATCACAGCCATCCCAGCAACAGTTGCAACAGAGTCACACTCAGTATGTGCACCAATCACGGGCAAGACACCTTGAGGGAGAACCCAGTAGGGAAGACAGCCCATCAACCACTGATAGCCGGGGGTCTCGAGCCTCGATGAATATCTATGGCCAGAATTTTGCGAATTTTGGGTTGATGACTCATCCAGCCACTTTGGCTGGTGCTGGGGGTGGCGCTGCTAGTGCTACCAGCGCGAGTAGTAATCATGCTGACAAGAAAGGACATCCGCCGCAGCAGGTATCAAAGACAGGACCGGAGTCATTGCCTGCAAGTCATAGCTTCGCGATGAGTTTTGGTACTATCAATGGAACTAGTGGTGGCCCAGGCATCGATATGGCATCTGTGGCTCAGAATCACGCCATGTTTCAGAGCTCCTCAGAAGCCACGCGACAGAATATCCAGTTGATGGCTGCTGCTCAGGCTGCACAAAAGAAGACCATCCGAATCTCTGATGATACTAAATCTGGCGGTGTAGATTCCAATACCACAGAAGACGAACGCAAGATCTTGACGGGAAAGGCTATGGGTGTTGGTGGGCAGCAGTCCATTGCATTTGCAAGGTCGGACTTGTCTGATGGGCATGTTTCGTCAATACAGACGAATGTGATTGAGAGCTCCACACGGTCTCTAAATGCTTCATCTGGTGCATCTCGCAGCTCCCGTTCTAATGCCGTGAATGTTCAGAATGCTCACAGCATTCAAGTTCAACTTCAGCAACAGCAAACACTGCAGCTCAAGCAGCAGCAGCTACAACAACAGCAACAGCAGCAACACCAACAACAACAGCAACAGCATCAGCACCAACAACTGCAACAGCAACAACAGCAGCAACAACAGCTGCAGCAGCAATTGCAGCAACACATGGCAGCAAATTCAGTTAGTCTGCAGCAGCACATGACAGCAAATGCAGTTAGTCGACCGCAGCATTTCAATTCATCTTCAGCCATGGGTTTGAAGTTTCCGAGTGGCCTCTCCGGTTTCCCAACAAATCTTGTAAAGAGCAACAGCAGCAGCCCATCTCAGTCCCCTCAATGGAAAGGCCCCGGTAGAACTTCAACCTCCCAAACCCCTTCTGTAACCACGACCACGCTGAAAAACCTTCCCCAGCAGCATGCTCGGACTCAATCCCCGATGCACACTCAAATATCCTTTGGAGGGAATCAGAAACCATCAACAGGCTCACAAGGTCAAGCGCATCCCAGCAACAACCAGACTTCGTCTTCGCCTATGATGGTAGGCTCTCCCACGACCTCTTCCGTCTCCAAAGGAGCCAGTGGGAGCCCTAGAACAACTTCATCTGCTTCTACAAACAACAAAACGGGAACGGGTCATGCTTCGTCCTTGTCAACACAGCCAACCAAGAACCCACCATCCGTTTCTAACCAGAAGTCTCCATCAATTCTGGGAAACCTTCATGTAGCTTCAGCCTCTTCTGGCAGCGTACAGAAACCTCAAATGCAACACCAGTCTCAGCAACAGATGCCTAAAACAATGCAGCAACAGTTGTTCTTCTCAAATCCGTATACTCAATCCCAATCTCAACATTCTGCCAGTAAAAGCTCGTCCACACCCAGTGCCAGCGGATATTATATGCCACGAAGACAGACAGACCAACACCAGCAGTCACCGGGTGCTCCGGTGACATCGGCTGGGAGTTTATCTTTATGCACTCCTGTCACACTGGGTGGTGCAAACACGAATGATCCAGCTACAGCAATTGCAGCAGCCACTGCTAATGCAAAGGGTGGCGGATTGCCTTCCCAGGGAATAATCAATGCACCGCAGTTTGCCTCGCAGGCTGCTGGGAACCTTTTGCCTGCTGGCTTTTCTTATGCGCATCCCGTTCCAGCTGCTGTTCAGGTGAAGCCTACTGAGCAGAAACAACCTGCTG GAAATGACAATTTAAATCCATGGCAGCCtgagaaaaaatga